The Amycolatopsis sp. DG1A-15b genome window below encodes:
- a CDS encoding dTDP-4-dehydrorhamnose 3,5-epimerase family protein — protein sequence MWSRELAVEGAIEFTARKFPDDRGFFVSPYQRPAFVEAVGVPLASVAQTSYSCSRQGVIRGVHFTTTPPGCTKYVYCPKGAILDFVVDLRVGSPTFRRWDSVVLGPEDCRSVYLPLGVGHAFFSLEDDSVMTYLLSESYAPEQELGLAVLDAALGLPIPDGPLIMSERDRAAPTLAEAMNAGILPDYQVCRALEKAPAGVLDS from the coding sequence ATGTGGTCGCGTGAGCTGGCCGTGGAGGGCGCGATCGAGTTCACGGCGCGGAAGTTCCCCGATGACCGGGGGTTCTTCGTCTCGCCGTACCAGCGGCCGGCCTTCGTCGAGGCGGTCGGCGTGCCGCTGGCGTCGGTGGCCCAAACCAGCTACAGCTGCTCGCGGCAGGGGGTGATCCGGGGCGTCCACTTCACCACGACCCCGCCCGGCTGCACGAAATACGTGTACTGCCCGAAGGGCGCCATCCTCGACTTCGTGGTCGACCTGCGGGTGGGGTCGCCGACCTTCCGCCGCTGGGACTCGGTCGTGCTGGGACCGGAGGACTGCCGGTCGGTCTACCTGCCGTTGGGGGTGGGGCACGCGTTCTTCTCGCTGGAGGACGACAGTGTGATGACCTACCTGCTCTCGGAAAGCTACGCCCCCGAGCAGGAGCTGGGCCTGGCCGTCCTCGACGCGGCGCTCGGCCTGCCGATCCCGGACGGGCCGCTCATCATGTCCGAACGCGACCGGGCCGCACCGACCCTGGCGGAGGCGATGAACGCCGGAATCTTGCCGGACTACCAGGTTTGCCGAGCCCTCGAGAAGGCCCCGGCCGGGGTCCTGGATTCGTGA
- a CDS encoding helix-turn-helix domain-containing protein: protein MPQSSPGGERTLAAKIDHLFRTVRPRSGKEYSFEEVAEAIRGSDGASISATYLWQLRKGVRDNPTRRHLEALARFFGVPPAYFFDESTATQVDAELALLAALRDASVRQIALRASGLSPKTLSAITQLVERAREIEGLPDEG, encoded by the coding sequence ATGCCGCAGTCTTCTCCGGGTGGCGAACGAACCCTTGCCGCGAAGATCGACCACCTGTTCCGCACAGTGCGGCCGCGCAGCGGCAAGGAGTACAGCTTCGAGGAAGTCGCCGAGGCCATCCGCGGCAGTGACGGCGCGAGCATCTCCGCCACCTACCTCTGGCAGCTCCGCAAAGGCGTGCGCGACAACCCGACCCGGCGGCACCTCGAAGCACTGGCCCGTTTTTTCGGTGTTCCGCCGGCATATTTCTTCGACGAGTCGACAGCCACGCAGGTCGACGCCGAACTGGCTTTGCTCGCGGCCTTGCGTGACGCGTCGGTGCGGCAGATCGCGTTGCGGGCTTCTGGCTTGTCGCCCAAGACGTTGAGCGCGATAACCCAGTTGGTCGAGCGCGCACGGGAAATCGAAGGATTACCCGACGAGGGTTGA
- a CDS encoding LmbU family transcriptional regulator → MIERANMNSREPRAIRYWGVQMGTASGQQLTAGRVERREPGAAQPPLPPTAMTRRTSFSLPPDTPIQEWSRIGHQINALSESSSWWLGDWLIYGQDKYPNLYKKAIEETSLDYQTLRNYAWVARQFAVHRRRATVSFQHHAELAALAPADQDRWLERAERFGWSRNELRNRVRASRRLGSGEDDGTDPTLRIQVTVPLSQKQRWMRAAESTSETDFVAWVVAVLDGAAESAVPAGGSAG, encoded by the coding sequence ATGATCGAGAGAGCGAACATGAACTCACGTGAACCACGGGCGATTCGCTACTGGGGAGTCCAGATGGGGACAGCAAGTGGACAACAGCTCACCGCAGGCAGAGTTGAGCGCCGGGAACCCGGCGCCGCACAGCCGCCACTGCCACCGACCGCCATGACGAGACGGACCAGTTTCAGTTTGCCACCGGACACTCCGATCCAGGAATGGAGCCGGATCGGCCACCAGATCAACGCGCTGTCCGAGTCGTCCTCCTGGTGGCTGGGAGACTGGTTGATCTACGGCCAGGACAAGTATCCGAACCTCTACAAAAAAGCGATCGAAGAAACGTCGCTCGACTACCAGACACTCCGCAACTACGCCTGGGTCGCCCGCCAGTTCGCGGTGCACCGCCGGCGGGCGACGGTGAGTTTCCAGCACCACGCCGAACTCGCCGCACTGGCCCCCGCGGACCAGGACCGGTGGCTTGAACGGGCGGAGCGGTTCGGCTGGTCGCGCAACGAGCTGCGCAACCGCGTCCGGGCCAGCCGCCGGCTCGGCTCCGGTGAGGACGACGGCACGGACCCGACGCTGAGGATCCAGGTGACCGTGCCGCTCAGCCAGAAACAACGCTGGATGCGTGCGGCGGAGTCGACCTCCGAAACGGATTTCGTGGCCTGGGTCGTCGCGGTACTGGACGGCGCGGCGGAGTCCGCGGTACCGGCCGGCGGTTCCGCCGGCTGA